The Pan troglodytes isolate AG18354 chromosome 15, NHGRI_mPanTro3-v2.0_pri, whole genome shotgun sequence genomic sequence AGAGGACACGGCTTATTCCCATGAGCCAACCGGGGCTTATTCCCACCCTCGGGGGTCCCAGCGGGCTCAGCAAGCGAGAGCAGGCTTCAGGAGTTACAGGGGCTTCCCTGCCTCCGCAGCGAGGGAAGCAGGAGGCGGCAGGCCCTGAGGCCCGTGGGCTGAAGGCTCAGGCCTCACGTGGAGCCACCCGCGGAGGACCCAGGCTAGGCCAACCTGCCCGTGGGGGACCCGCCCGACCCTGGCGAGTTAGGGGTCTGGAAGGCCGGGTGGAGCTTGGTCAACAGCTCGGGCTCCTCACCCTGGGCCCCGCTTTTCCCGGAGGCCTCGGGGGCACCCAGCGGGTAGGCCTCCCTGGCCCGGCCGGTCCTGGAGCAGGTGAGGAAGGCCAGGCAGGCCCCGCGGAGGCGGGCCAGGTCCCGGTGGGTGGTCTCACTGACGAAGCAGTAGAGCACGGGGTCGGCGACACAGTTGAAGCTGGTGAGCAGGAGGGAGAAGTGGTAGGCGTTGAAAACGCCCTTGGCGAAGTCGCAGCTGGCCTCCCAGACGCTGCGCACCAGCAGCAACACGTGGTAGGGCAGGAAGCAGGCCAGGAAGATGACCACGGTGCTGAGCACCAGCCGCTGGATCTGGTCCTTGCGGCTCTTCTGGGTGCCGTGGCTCCGGCGCACGGCGCGCAGGATGCCCTGGTAGGACGCCAGCAGCAGGCAGATGGGGAAGAGGAAGCCCACCAGGAAGCGGTAGTAGTTGATGGCGCGCTGCCATGCCTGGATGGGGTAGTGCTCAAAGCACACGCGGTGCTGGTTCTCGTCCTCGATGACCTCCTCGTGCATCAGGAAGTAGATGCTGGTCAGCAGCTCCTTGGCCCAGATGACCACGCTGACGCCGACGGCCGCCTTCAGGGTCCGGAACTGGTGGAAGCGGAAGGGATGGGCCACAGCCAGGTAGCGGTCCACGGAGATGCAGCAGAGGAAGCCCACGCTGATGTAGATGTTCTCGTACAGGAGGATGCCGCACACCTGGCAGGACAGGTCGCCGTGAGACCAGTTGTCGTGCTGCAGCACGTACTGCAGCCAAAAGGGCAGCGAGCAGATGTAGAAGAGGTCGGCCACCGTCAGGTTGCACAGGTACACGCCCAGCTCGTTCCGGGCCTTGATCTGCAGGTAGCCAAAGTAGAGGGACAGGCAGTTGGCCGGGAAGCCCACCACCAGCACAGTAACATAGACCACCGGGGCCAGCGTCTGGTGGATGGTATGGTCGATGGTACAGCTCATCGAGGAGTTGTCTGCAGTGATGTTCCCCATCTTTGGGCCTGAAGGGGCCACACTCCTCATGGGCTCAGGGACTGGGCCTGTCTCTCCACCGCCATCCTGTTTATAGAAGGTGGTTCAAGCTCTACCAAGGGCTGGGCATCGCTGGTGGTGGGCAAGACCCTGAAAGTCAGAGGCAGGAAAGGTTTATAATAGTAGCTAACATGCATgtagcacctactgtgtgtcaggcaccatTCTAAATCCTTTACTCATTTAATTTAGAAGGTGTACTAGCCCACCAACTCCAATTCAACTAGAATATCTGAACGGCTGGAcatgatggcttacacctgtaagcccagcactttgggaggtggggatCGCtcgagctcaagagttcaagaccagcctgggcaacatggcaagcccttgtctctataaataaataaataaataacaagaagaaTAGATCTGAATGGGAGccccaggcgaggtggctcacacctgtattcccagcactttgggaggccaaggtgggcagatcacttgaggtcaggagttcgagaccagcctggccaacatggcaaaaccctgtctctactaaaaatacaaaaattagctgggcatggtggcatgcacctgtaatcccagctactcgggaggctgaagcaggagattcgtttgaacctgggaggcggaggttgcagtgacccaagattgtgccactctactccagcctgagtgacagggggagactctgtgtcaatagaaaaaaaaagaatatatccgAATGGGTCACATACCAAGATGCTGCAGGGTAGCTTACGTCTCCCCTCCCCATTCCCTGGCTTTGCCTATTTATTGCCTatcctttatatattttcctGCTCCCTTGGTGTAGCAAGTAAGGCTAGAGGTTCTTATGAGCATGTGCCTACCCTGAGCCTGCTCTCCCAGGGAGACTTGGGGCAAAGATCAGTTCTAACCCACACGTGACAGCACCGGCCACCTTCATCCACAGCAATAGGCGGCATTCACATTTGTCCTACTTGCTCACAGGAATGTACTACTTAAGTCCATTTACACTGAGACCACTGCCCCTCATGGGGACCTCTCCAGATAGCATCAGAAGAGGCCCAACCTTGTCCACATTTTACCGCGTTCTGGCAAGAAACAAAAACCCAGTTTCCCGCAAGCACAGCCTGGACTCCTGTGTGTTCATCCAGCAAGAGctacctctcctctcctccatgGAGCTCCGGGAAAGCTTTGGACCAAGGCCCCAGGACATGAGCGCCAGGCCAGGGCCAGCCGCGTACAGACTGCAAGTCACTTACCTTGTCTCAGCCTAGGTTTCCTCACCTGTCAAATGGAGATAAAAACACCTGCCCTTGGGGATCAGTATCAGGGCCAGATCAAATGATGGGTATGCAAACACAGGGCATTGTTTTTCCAGAAGCAAAGAGGAGGAGTAGGAGATTATAATGTTACTGGAATTAGTGAAAAGTTCCtatttattggctgggtgcagtggctcacacccataatcccagcattttgggaggctgaggtgggcagatcacttaaggtcaggagtttgagaccagcctggccaatgtggcaaaactctgtctctactgaaaattagctgggcatgctggcgggctcctgtaatcccagctactcgggaggctaaggcacgagaatcacttgaacctgggaggcagagcttgcggtaagccgagatcgcagcactgcactccaacctgggcgacagagtgagactccatctcaaaaaaaagaagttcttaTTGAGAATTTAACAAAGACAATTCCAGATATATGAATAAGTTTGAGCAAGATAGAATACAATGTtttggttgggcgcagtggctcacacctgtaatcccagcactttgggaggaagaggcaggtggatcacctgaggtcaggagttcgagaccagcctggccaacatgatgaaaccccatctctactaaaaattcaaaaattagccaggttttatggcaggcacctgtagtcccagctactcaggaggctgaggcatgagaatcacttgaacctgggaggcagaggttgcagtgagctgagatcatgccactgcaccccggcctgagtaacagagcaagactccgtctcaaaaacaaaaaagaacttctTGGATGAATAGGTGAACGACACTTCCCACCTTCCAGGTGAGGAAACTATGGTTCTAAAGGGCAAGTGACTTGCCTGAAGCCAGCCTGAGGTTGGAAGCGTTGCTGCTAGAATCCAGGTCTCCTTGCTCCACATCCCTGCCACGTACAGTCTCTGCCTGAGACTCAGCTCCCAACCTCTCAGTTCCCAGAAAACAGGGACTCCCAGTCTCTGACTCACCTCTTCCGTCCTCTCCAGGGCACTGGCCTAGAATtccagtggtggtggtggagggagTTGCTTCTTGTTTTCGttgtggtaaaacacacataaaataacatttaccattttagccactttttttttttttttagacggagttttactcttgttacccaggctagagtgcaatggcgcaatctcggctcactgcaacctccgcctcccaagttcaagcgagtctcctgcctcagcctcctgagtagttggattacaggcatgcgccaccacgcccggctaattttgtatttttagtagagacggggtttctccatgttggtcaggctggccttgaactccccacctcaggtgatccactcacctcggcctcccaaggtgctgggattagaggcatgagccaccccacccggcccaTTTTAGCCACTTTCAAATGCATTAAGTATATcgacactgttgtgcaaccatcaccaccctccatctccagaactcttttcatcttgcaaaattaaTAACTccccagcccctagcaaccaccatttctgtctctatgaacttgactattctaggtacctcatataaatggaatcagaccgtatttgtccttttgtgtctggcttatttgacTTATAAGATTCataagattcatctatgttgtagcacatgtcagaatttcctgcctttttaaggctgaataatagtccacGGTATGCACAGCCCACATTTGGTTTATCCATGCATTGATGGACATTGggattgtttttatcttttggctattgtgaatgaagctgctatgaacatgagtgtacaaagATCTGTTCAAGTTCccactttcagttcttttgggtatatactcagaattggaactgctggatcatatgttagttctatttttaattttttgaggaaccaccctaccgttttccacagtggctgcaccatctTACATTTCCACCGGCAATACACAACGGTgggtttggggtttgtttgtttgtttgtttgttttcatttgtatgtTTTGGTGGTGAGAAAAAGGGGAGAAGGAACAGCTGAAGTCCGTGATCCCAAAACTCTTCCCATAGCCCAATGAATCAGAATTCAGCCCTAGTCACCCTCCTCTTGCCAGCCCTCCTGTCCCTGAATTGCAAGCTCACACCTATGGGGCCAAATCCTTTGCCAGGCTTACATATGAGGAAATCCACTGCAGCTCGTGTCCCCAAATGGTCCCCTATCCAGGGCCGTTCCGGTTTCCGAATTTACTTGAGATTCTCCACAGTCCACACAAAATCTGCCCGCAGGAAGACAAAATCCATTCATAAAAGCGCAGGCCCCCAGGCTCCCCCCCAAATGGCAAATGAAGCCCCCATGAAAACACAACCAGTCATCTTGGAAATTCACTGAGCGTCATCAGGCTATGGTTTACGAGTGGTGGGTGTATATACATGTAGGGTGGTGCTTCCTCTTCCCTAGGCCAACAATAAGCTAATTCTGGCAACCAAAGTCAGAAACATTCAAGcctaaagaacaaaaaagaaacatttactccGTTTAGATGAAAGCACCTCCTACGTTCATTTTGGAGAGAAAAGAGGGTTTTGGTATTCTAATGCTGCAGTGCTTGAACTTAGGTGCTTCAGAATCCCCCGGGGAATTTGTTATGACAGATCGCTAAGCCTCACCTCCAGAGTTTCAGACTCAGTGAGTCTGGGCTGGGGCTCAGGAATTTTACATTTCAAACAAGCTGCCAGGTGATGCGGATGCTGCCAgcccatggaccacactttgagtagcaaagtGCTAGGAGAGTCTGGAAGGTCCAGGGTTCAGCTCCTGAGTGcatgccctacaagagctcccaAGGCAGGGAAACAGAGGAAGCTGGCAGGGGAATGTGATCCAGCAGGACCTTGTGGGCACAACCAGGTCGCAGCCCTTGGGATGTCTCCCGGCTGATTCGAGGCCCCAAGAAAAAGCGATTAAACCTGAGCACTTACAccttttatttgcaaaatactttACAGTTTACAGAGCTTTTCACTTCTGTTCTCTTGTccaattttaaaaacagccattTAGAGATGtgtccattttagagatgagaaaaccaaggtcaGACAGATGAAGCAGCTTGAACTATCCAGTACCCTGGCTTTCACTGCACAAGTGTGTGTAGAGCATCTCGGATGTTCACAGCACCAAGCTAGACATGGAGGACCTAGAGGTCAACAAGAAatgggccgggtgtgatggctcacgcctgtaatctcagcactagctgaggcaagaggatcgcttgagcccaggggttcaagtaTCAGGGGAATCACCCCCGATAATTTAACGTAatttcacataggttcttttctatttccctaagtgttggccagtctgagaaataaagggaaagagtacaaaagagagaaattttaaagctgggtgtccaggggagacatcacatgtcggcaggttccatgatgcccctcaagccacaaaaccagcaagtttttattagtgattttcaaaggggagggagtgtatgaatagggtgtgggtcacagagatcacatgctttacaaggtaataaaatatcacaaggcaaatggaggcagggcaaaATCACAGGACCGAGgtgaaattaaaaatgctaatgaagtttcatgtCCCACTGGGCACatattgtcattgataacatcttatcaggagacagagtttgagagcagacaaccagtctgatcaaaatttattaggcgggaatttcctcatcctaatcaGCCTGgaagcgctatgggagactggggcttatttcatctcTTATCTGCAACCgtataagacagacattcccagagcagccattttaGACACCtacccctgggaatgcattctctttctcagggccgTTCcctgctgagaaaaagaattcagcgatatttctcctatacacttttgaaagaagagaaatatggctctgttccacccagctctcaggcagccagacctaatggttatctcccttgctCCCTGAACATCGCTTTATCCTGTTCTtctttcaaggtgcccagatttcatattgtttaaacacacatgctttacgaacaatttgtgcagttaacgcaattatcacagggtcctgaggcaacatacatcctcagcttacgaagatgatgggattaagagattaaagacaggcattgGAAATCATAAGAGTATTGAtgagggaagtgataaatgtccatgatatcttcacaatttatgttcagagattgcagtaaagacaggcataagaaattataaaagtattaatttggggaactaataaatgtccatgaaatcttcacaatttatgttcttctgccatggcttcagccggtccctccattcagggtccctgacttcccgcaacattcaagaccagcctgggcaacacagcaagactctgtctctacataaaatttaaaaattagcaaagcatggtggtgcacacctatagtcccagctaatcagaaggctgaagtgggaggatcgcttgagcccaggaggtcaaggccgcagtgagccatgttcgtgccactgtactccagcctgggtgacagagtgagaccccccatctcaaaacaaacaaaatgcaagAAATGGCTCCCAGTCTCAAGGAACCTCCAAGCTTGAAAGACAGGAATGTCCCATGCACAAATCACTATCATGCAAGGCAGTGTATGGTGGGTGCAGTGGGCCTCTCTGCCACACACATTAAACACTGGTTTGCCCTTTTTATTCCCTGTGCACTCCCTGTGGGATGGCTGCTTCTCCGTGGTTTCAACCCCATCTACACTCTGATGACTCCCAGGTCTTTCCCAGGATGAAGGCATAACCGGCTTCCTGCCACTCACAGGACACGCTCAGTGAGGCCCACGCTGGGTCCATCATTTTCTCCACTGCCCTTTTCTTGGAAGGGGCCTCCTCACCTGCCCAATCACTCATGTCAATGGCTGGCCTTCAGCTTTCACCCACATCTTCATCCACAGCGTCCAGTTAATTTCCAAGTTCTACCATTTTCAACTCTAAGTATTTCCTACATCCATCTCCTTCTCTTCAGCTGTCTTGCCAGCACCCTAGATGGGCTTGGTCAAGAGCTCCTTCCCAGAGTCAGTGCAACAGCCTCCTCCTGGGCTGCTTCCTGTCTCATCTTACTATCCTCAAAGCCATCCTCTAAACAGAAATCTAACCCAGTCACACCCTGCTGCAAATGCTTCCATGGTTCTCcaatcatccacccatccatccatctgttcatccatccattcacgtatccatcatccattcatccatccatccacccaagtATTCATTCATACAGCAAATACTCACCGAGTGTCTATTATATGGAAGGCACAACACTAGACACTGGCCCCTAGTAACAAGTGGTTTTTAGTCTTAAGGCGGAGGAGAGAAGATAAGTGAAACAAGCTCACAAAGAGAGTGCAGGATTTTGTGAGGATTCACGGGTGGGGGCCTCACCCTGTCAGGAAAGGCCTTCCTGAGCATCGGCAGTTACAGTAAGATCAGGAGAAAGAGGAAGTGCTGCCCAAGCAGAGGAGAGTTTCTACCTGTGGAAAATGTGTGGAAACAGACGAAAtgcaagaggaagagaaggggcaGCTCTGCGGAACTGAAAGTAGGTTGGTGTGACTGGATCTAAATAAGAGGTAGGCAGGGCGAGAGAGGAAACAGTGTGAAGCTGTAGAACTGGCAAGTAATTACAAGGGAGGTGGGGAACAACCAGGGGCAAACTGGAGATTTTTCTTGGTGCCTGGTCCTTATAACCTCCCCAAAATTATTTGTTGGATGGATGGTGGAGAGGTGGGAGGGTGAATGAGTAAATGGAGGGATAGGGGTAGCCAGATAGATGGATGACACTGGATGGCTGGACAGATGGATATATGGGCAGCTGGAGAGGtgagtggatagatgggtgggtggatggataagtggatgggTGAATGTGTAAGTGGATGCATGGGTGAGGGGTAGAGGGATAGAGGGATGAGTGAATGCGTGGACAGATGGACgtatgggtgggtggataggtgAGCTGAtggaagggtgggtgggtgggtgggtggataagtGGATGGGTGAATGTGTAAATGGATGCACGGGTGAGGggaagatggatagatggatgagggAATGGGTGGCAGATGGATTATGGGTAGGTGGATAGGTGAGTAGGTGAGTAGGTGAGTGAGTGGATAGGTAAGTGGTGGGGGGTTGAGGCTGGGTGCTGGGACAGTGAGGATATCATTAATAGAAACAGGAAAGTGAGGAGGAGGAATCACCGTGGTCCCCTCTCTGCTCAGCCTGCCTGAGCTGGTCTGAGGGTCCTGATTTTTCACCAGTGCCTTCCCTTCTACTGTTCCCTGAGGACAGGCACCCCCAGATGGAAACTCTGACTTGCCCTCTACCTCATCTCCACAGGAACCTTCCTCctcaaaaatcaaagaacacaGTGGATGCAAAAATATTCCGTAAATGGAAAAATGTAGATGTAGAGAAGAACTAAGCCACATCTGTCGAGGGCCCTGCACTTGCCAGGCAAGTTTCTGAATGTCTGTTCTCTCTTTCAACACCACTCTCATCagctcccactttacagataaagaaactgaggctcagagagatgaaccAACCTGCTGAAGTCTCTGCAGTTGAGATGCGGCAGGCCAGGTCTGGAACTCGGACTGGTCCATACTTTCCTTCATGCTGTGCTGACTATCATGATCATCCCAGAACCATCACCCTCAAGCCCCCAGCTCAGCCAAGCTCCAGTCCTCACAGATGCTGCAGCAATGGCCACCAGGCTTGGTCCTGGGCTGGCCCCCTTCACCTGGACTATACTTTAGCAGGTCAACCATGTTTTCAACGCCCACTGAGGAAAACCAGCCACGTGGCCAGTCCGTAGTTTGGGAAGGCATTggagaaaagaatcaaaataaCACTTTATTACCCAGCTAAGAAATTGAGAAAAACTACAGAGTGACTCAACGCCTGAAAGCAAATCTTTAGCAAATGCAAATCAGCATAGAGGTCTCTGAGGACTTTAATGACCAAGAGAAATTAAGCTCCCAACAGGAAGGAAAGGCCTCTCTGACTAAGCTAGGAGTCTCTTGCATGTCCCAAGTCAGAAGGCGGAGGTGCCTAAATGCTGGATTCCAGCTGGCACATAAATAGTGATCTAACTCGCCCCCCCTTTCGTGCGGCACACACCGGCACGCACACAGACAGTTACTCATGGTGCCAGGGCTGCTCACGGAACCCCAAACCCACAAGAGCTGGGGAGTTTCCCCAGGGCCCAGCTTCCTTTTCCTTCAGTTGGCCAAACCTCTGCATGCTTTAAGCAAGGCTGTTTCATTTTCTGAAAgtgctttatttttccctctgagGAGAGGGGAAAAATCAGGATGCATTTTTCCTTAGTCCCCATTTTCCCCCCAGATCGCCTCACTCCAGCAACAACGTGGACCATAGCATCTCACTTCTAGAACCCTTGTCACTGTTTCAAAGGTCAGTCCCATCTGGGCTCACAAAGTCCCTGTGAGTCAGGTGGGCTGGCATTGCTAAGCCATTTCTCAGaacctgaagcccagagaggctaaCGCAGGGAGGCTCAAACTCACACAGTCAGTTGGGGTGGATCTGAATCCAGAACCCATGTGTCTAGGCACCAACTTGCTGCCTTTGAGCTTTTTGGATCACAAGCAATAGCAAGAAATACACCTGACATTGCGACCCAgaacacagacagacacacacacacacacacacacacacacacacacatctgtacaAAGCAACAAACTTCCCCAAAGCAATACTTACCCTACTTCTTGCCACGCACTCTGAtcatttctattctatttcaattttttaaatgcaggtCATGAGCTATGAAGTTGATTTACTGACCCATGAATGGGTCACAACCCGCAGTTTGGAAACAGCTGGATGGACCCCCACCTGTGCTTTCCAGCTTCTCCTAGAGCCTCAGGGCCCCAGGAAGGCAGTGTGGTCTCTGCAACCAGGTGAGGAGCAGGCAGCTGCTGAAATCAGGATGGAGGGAGTCCTCTGAGGGGGGA encodes the following:
- the GPR68 gene encoding ovarian cancer G-protein coupled receptor 1, which gives rise to MRSVAPSGPKMGNITADNSSMSCTIDHTIHQTLAPVVYVTVLVVGFPANCLSLYFGYLQIKARNELGVYLCNLTVADLFYICSLPFWLQYVLQHDNWSHGDLSCQVCGILLYENIYISVGFLCCISVDRYLAVAHPFRFHQFRTLKAAVGVSVVIWAKELLTSIYFLMHEEVIEDENQHRVCFEHYPIQAWQRAINYYRFLVGFLFPICLLLASYQGILRAVRRSHGTQKSRKDQIQRLVLSTVVIFLACFLPYHVLLLVRSVWEASCDFAKGVFNAYHFSLLLTSFNCVADPVLYCFVSETTHRDLARLRGACLAFLTCSRTGRAREAYPLGAPEASGKSGAQGEEPELLTKLHPAFQTPNSPGSGGSPTGRLA